The following coding sequences are from one Melanotaenia boesemani isolate fMelBoe1 chromosome 19, fMelBoe1.pri, whole genome shotgun sequence window:
- the LOC121629566 gene encoding serine/threonine-protein phosphatase with EF-hands 2-like produces the protein MGCGMGKSRLQQKKCDRVSISVPAIRAALLIQRWYRLYVARLEMRRRCTWNIFQSIEYAGEQDQIKLYSFFGFLMDHFTPASSERNLISHIFRENDMCHDTEWERYFCYKSIEVPDSYTGPHLTFPMTFCGVSKLVEAFKHKQQLHARYVLQILGETWRLLRILPNINHVSVCQTKEVTICGDLHGQLEDLLLIFYKNGLPSSEKPYIFNGDFVDRGKNSLEILLILFGFLLVYPNDVHLNRGNHEDHIVNLRYGFTKEVLGKYRVHGKKILKLLQKIFSWLPVATVINHKVLVVHGGISDTTDLNIVARVDRHRYVSVLRPPKMVRQALYGNKTINCRNGDAGKPVEGRQRRVRSLTDHNSASVQRNNLPRRSLHNLSISNQLNWSVEDELKKRRRLAGFDQSYRKVKTSDSDSDPEFGEETETDENEWKQIVDLLWSDPMPQNGCNPNEVRGGGCYWGPDVTEEVLGRHNLQLLIRSHECKQDGYEFGHNRRVLTIFSASNYYEVGSNRGAYIRMGSDLVPHFIQYQASETCRELTLRQSVGWTERSALRALREQLFVHKSDLISAFQGFDPNNTGLISLRHWASALESVLKLGLPWRVLRSQLVSRTQHGMVNYQQWIRELSITEPKLEVSDMSILETMYKNHSNLETIFRIIDTDHSGLISFEEFHQTWKLLSSHLKVEISDKAIADLAQSIDFNKDGSIDINEFMEAFRLVDLSTHT, from the exons ATGGGATGCGGCATGGGAAAATCAAGACTTCAGCAGAAGAAATGCGACagag tgagCATCTCAGTCCCAG CGATAAGAGCAGCTCTGTTGATCCAGCGCTGGTATCGGCTGTATGTTGCTCGGCTAGAGATGAGACGCAGGTGCACGTGGAACATCTTTCAGTCTATCGAATATGCAGGTGAACAAGATCAAATAAAG ctctaCAGTTTCTTTGGCTTCTTGATGGACCACTTTACCCCAGCCAGCAGTGAAA GAAACCTCATATCTCACATCTTCCGAGAGAATGACATGTGCCATGACACAGAATGGGAAAGATATTTTTGCTACAAGAGCATTGAGGTACCGGACAGCTACACTGGCCCCCATCTCACCTTCCCAATGACGTTCTGTGGGGTGTCAAAGCTTGTGGAGGCTTTTAAGCACAAACAA CAGCTCCATGCTCGATATGTTCTGCAGATTCTTGGAGAGACTTGGAGACTTCTACGAATTCTTCCAAACATCAATCATGTATCTGTCTGTCAAACCAAAGAGGTTACTATATGCG GAGACCTCCACGGACAGCTTGAAGATCTTTTGTTGATATTTTATAag AATGGTTTACCATCGTCTGAGAAACCGTACATCTTCAATGGGGACTTTGTGGATCGTGGTAAGAACTCTTTAGAGATTCTGCTCATCCTGTTTGGATTCCTCCTCGTTTACCCCAATGATGTGCATCTGAACAGAGGGAACCACGAGGACCACATTGTTAATCTGAG GTATGGCTTCACTAAAGAAGTCTTGGGGAAATACAGG GTGCATGGTAAGAAAATCCTAAAGCTTCTCCAAAAGATCTTCAGCTGGCTGCCGGTGGCCACAGTGATTAATCACAAAGTGCTGGTTGTGCATGGAGGGATATCTGACACAACAGACCTCAATATAGTTGCCAGAGTGGACAGGCACAGA TATGTATCAGTCCTAAGGCCACCAAAGATGGTCCGTCAAGCACTTTATGGGAACAAGACAATAAACTGCAGAAATGGAGATGCTGGCAAACCAGTAGAAGGCCGGCAACGACGAGTGCGCTCTTTGACCGACCACAACTCTGCCTCCGTTCAGAGGAACAACCTCCCACGCCGCTCGCTTCACAACCTGTCCATCAGCAATCAGCTGAACTGGTCGGTGGAGGATGAGCTGAAGAAGAGGCGCAGGCTGGCCGGGTTTGACCAGTCCTACAGAAAAGTGAAGACGTCAGACTCTGACTCCGACCCAGAGTTTGgagaagagacagaaacagacgaaaatgaatggaaacaa ATTGTGGACCTATTGTGGAGTGACCCTATGCCCCAAAATGGCTGCAATCCCAATGAAGTGCGAGGAGGAGGCTGTTACTGGGGACCAGATGTCACTGAGGAGGTGCTGGGAAGACACAACCTCCAGCTCCTCATCCGCTCCCATGAGTGCAAACAGGACGGCTACGAGTTCGGCCACAATCGCAGG GTGCTGACAATATTTTCTGCCTCTAACTACTATGAGGTGGGCAGCAATAGAGGAGCCTATATCAGAATGGGCTCTGATCTGGTCCCGCACTTCATTCAGTACCAGGCCAGCGAGACATGCAGAGAGCTCACCCTGAGACAAAG TGTTGGATGGACAGAGAGGTCAGCCCTCCGAGCTCTGAGGGAGCAGCTGTTTGTGCACAAGTCAGATCTCATCAGTGCCTTTCAGGGGTTTGATCCCAACAACACAG GGTTGATTTCTCTGAGGCACTGGGCCAGTGCCTTGGAGAGTGTACTAAAGCTGGGTTTGCCCTGGAGGGTTCTGCGCTCTCAGCTCGTCAGCAGGACCCAGCATGGCATGGTGAACTATCAGCAATGGATCAGGGAGCTCTCAATCACTGAGCCCAAACTAGAG GTGTCAGACATGAGTATTCTGGAGACTATGTATAAAAACCACTCCAACCTGGAAACCATCTTCCGCATCATAGACACAGATCATTCAG GATTGATCTCTTTTGAGGAGTTTCATCAGACTTGGAAACTCCTGAGCTCTCATCTCAAGGTGGAAATTAGTGACAAAGCTATCGCAGACCTGGCTCAGAGCATCGACTTCAACAAGGACGGCAGCATAGATATCAACGAGTTCATGGAGGCCTTCCGACTGGTGGAcctctccacacacacctga
- the gsdf gene encoding gonadal somatic cell derived factor, with translation MYFKLFIMMMFLGSSMVIAFVLHPPKEDLAASAHAPVPHHRCLDESLQSIRKGLLAALNMQTEPQLPAGFLDSIQEQWQSTFGSSQFTQASKTAARYSVMLDGGNNTSLKCCHVASEIFMKDLGWDNWVIHPLSLTIVQCALCNSENNVVQCPSSTYSDQSANSQDQVPCCQPTSQETVPIAYMDETSSIVLSSMQLPRSCGCGPGNTQQPNKE, from the exons ATGTACTTCAAGCTCTTCATCATGATGATGTTTCTAGGCTCTTCAATGGTGATTGCATTTGTCTTGCATCCACCCAAGGAAGACCTTGCAGCCTCTGCTCATGCTCCTGTTCCCCATCACAG GTGCCTGGATGAGTCATTGCAGTCCATCAGGAAGGGTCTCCTTGCTGCTCTCAACATGCAGACCGAGCCACAGCTGCCTGCTGGCTTCCTGGACAGTATCCAAGAGCAATGGCAAAGCACCTTTGGCAGTTCTCAATTCACCCAAGCCTCCAAAA CTGCCGCTCGCTACTCTGTGATGCTTGACGGTGGGAACAATACAAGCTTGAAGTGCTGCCATGTGGCATCCGAAATCTTCATGAAAG atctgGGCTGGGATAACTGGGTGATCCATCCTTTGAGCCTGACTATTGTTCAGTGTGCATTGTGCAATTCTGAGAATAACGTTGTGCAATGTCCATCATCAACCTACAGTGACCAGAGTGCCAACTCACAG gacCAAGTGCCATGCTGTCAGCCCACCTCCCAGGAAACCGTGCCCATCGCCTACATGGATGAAACCAGCTCCATTGTGCTTTCTAGCATGCAGCTACCccgcagctgtggctgtggACCTGGCAACACCCAGCAGCCCAACAAAGAGTAG